The genome window GCCGGTCTGCTTCTGATAATGCTGTCGATTATATTATTTATACTCGAGTTAAAGGTACCCTCCTACGGAGTCCTGACCATAGGCGGGGCAATATCTCTGGCTCTGGGAGGTATTATGCTGATAGATTCACCTGAACCGTACCTGCAGGTTTCCAAATCCGTAATCGTCGCGCTGGTTTTGGTCTTTGTCGGATTTTTCGGATTTGCCCTGCGCTACATAATAAAAACCCATAAAAGCAAGGTCACTACCGGAAGCGAGGGCCTGATCGGGTTGACCGGACGGGTTGTACGAGATATTGATCCGGTCGGTATGATTCTAGTAGCCGGCGAGAGATGGCGGGCGGAGTCGTCTGAGAAAATTGAAAAAGATACCAAGGTACGCGTGGTCGAATCGGACCACATGACATTAAAAGTGGAAAAAATCGACTAATCATAATAGGAGGCTAAATGGCACCAGGATTGGCATTACCGATCACGATACTGGTTATCGTCTTTTTCATACTCCTGAATGCGATACGAATATTGAAGGAGTATGAACGCGGGGTAGTCTTCCGACTGGGCCGACTGGTCGGTACCAAGGGCCCCGGACTTATCCTTTTGATCCCCTTGATCGATAAAATGGTCAAGGTCAGCCTGCGGGTGGTTACCATGGATGTCCCGCCCCAGGATATTATCACCCGTGACAACGTCACGGTCAAAGTCAATGCAGTGATCTATTTCAGGGTTATGGATTCCGACAAGGCGATTGTGGCGGTCGAGGACTACCTGTTCGCGACTTCCCAGATCGCTCAGACGACATTACGGTCTGTCTGCGGTCAGGTCGAGCTGGATGATCTCTTGTCCAACCGCGAGGAAATCAACGCCAAACTGCAGGAAATTATCGACGAACAGACCGAGCCGTGGGGAATCAAGGTCTCCCAGGTTGAGGTCAAAAACGTCGATCTGCCAACCGACATGACCCGTGCGATCGCCCGCCAGGCGGAAGCCGAGCGTGAACGTCGTTCCAAGGTGATTCATGCCGAGGGTGAATTCCAGGCGGCTGAAAAACTGGTGGCGGCGTCGGAGATGATGGAAAAATCGCCGACCGCGATTCAGCTCAGGTTTTTGGGCACCTTAACCGAAATCGCCAGCGAAAAGAATTCGACTATCGTCTTCCCGGTCCCGATCGATATGATCAAGGCCTTTATGCGGCAGGGCGGAAAAGAAATCAAATAGTTTGATTCTTAACCTCGAGCCCGGAACAATCTCCGGGCTTTTTTATTTTATGTAATTTGGACTTGTTCGATCAAACCCGCGATTTTTGATCGCCTATCCTGTCAGAATGGAGTGATTTTTATGATAAAACCGGAACAGGCCTTTTTAGTTTTGGTAGATGTCCAGGGCAAACTGGCCAACATGATGCACGAAAAAGAAAAGCTGTATAAAAACTTACAGGTTTTGATTAAAGGCCTGCGCACTCTCGAACTGCCGGTCATCTGGGCCGAGCAGTATCCCCAGGGGCTGGGCGAAACAGTGCCGGAGGTAAAAGGGCTTCTGGAAGGGCTCGAACCGATTTCAAAAAATACGTTTTCGGTCGCCAGGCATCCAAAACTATATGAAAAGATCGAGGCCACCGGGCGCAGGCACGCAATTGTTGCTGGAATTGAATCTCATGTCTGTGTCTATCAGACTGTCGCTGATCTGCTGGAAAAAGGTTTCCAGGTTACTATCGTAGCCGATGCGATCTCATCGCGCACTGCCGAAAACCGCGAGATCGGACTCAGGCGGATGCAGTCCGACGGGGCTAAAATCGCTTCAGTTGAAATGCTGCTGTTCGAGATGCTGGAGGTAGCTTCCGGAGATAAATTCAAGACCATTTCAAAACTGGTAAAATAACAACGGGCATAAACTATCACACGAGGGGTACGCATGAAAACCAGAGAAGATATCATCAGGTTGATCGATGAAGAAAACGTTCACTACATCAGGCTGTGGTTTACAGATATACTGGGGCGACTCAAGGGTATGTCGATCACGCGCCGGGAGCTGGAGGATATCCTCGACAACGGACAGGGCTTCGATGGTTCCTCGGTTGAGGGTTATGTCCGAATCGAGGAGTCGGATTTGATGGCCTGGCCGGATTATCGCACATTTCGGATCATTCCCTGGGATATCTCGGGTGAAAAAGTGGCCATGATGTTTTGCGACATCAAGAATCCAGATGATACCCCTTACGAAGGCGATCCCCGCTATGCACTCAAGCGGATGCTCAAAAAGGCGAAAGATCAGGGTTACACATTCTATGTCGGTCCCGAAATGGAGTACTTCTATTTCAGCGACAGTGAACAGACTGCTGTTATGGACCATGGTGGGTACTTCGATTATGCCACGATTGATAAGGGCACAATTCTGCGCAAGATGGCCTGTCGCGCTCTGGAAGGACTCAAGGTTCCGGTTGAATGTTCCCATCACGAAGTCGCGCCCAGCCAGCATGAGATCGATCTGAAATACCAGGAAGCCCTCGTGATGGCTGATTTCTGCCAGCTATACCGCATGGTGGTCAAGGAAACCGCACTTCAAAACGATGTCTATGCGACCTTTATGCCGAAGCCGATGTTTGGTCAGAACGGTTCCGGTATGCATGTCCATATGTCTCTTTTCGAGGGTGAAAAGAACCGCTTTTTCTCACCCGATGATGAGTACAACCTGTCGGAACTGGCCAAGTCGTTCATGTCCGGCCTGCTTCATCATATCAAGGCTATCACTCTTGTCACCAACCAATGGGTCAATTCATACAAACGGCTGGTTCCCGGTTACGAAGCTCCCTGCTACATATCCTGGGGCAACCGTAACCGCTCGTCATTGGTGAGGGTGCCGATGTATCGTGTCGGCAAAGAGAAAACCACGCGGATTGAACTCCGTTCTCCCGATCCGGCCTGCAACCCGTACCTGGTGTTCGCCGTGATACTGGCGGCCGGTCTGGATGGTGTGGAAAACAAGTATCCCCTCCCGGATCCGATTGAACAGAATATCTTTCACATGACTCCCGAAGAAAAAGACCAGTATCAGATCGAATCACTGCCGTCATCACTGGAGAATGCTGTGCGCTCATTTGCC of Candidatus Zixiibacteriota bacterium contains these proteins:
- a CDS encoding slipin family protein produces the protein MAPGLALPITILVIVFFILLNAIRILKEYERGVVFRLGRLVGTKGPGLILLIPLIDKMVKVSLRVVTMDVPPQDIITRDNVTVKVNAVIYFRVMDSDKAIVAVEDYLFATSQIAQTTLRSVCGQVELDDLLSNREEINAKLQEIIDEQTEPWGIKVSQVEVKNVDLPTDMTRAIARQAEAERERRSKVIHAEGEFQAAEKLVAASEMMEKSPTAIQLRFLGTLTEIASEKNSTIVFPVPIDMIKAFMRQGGKEIK
- a CDS encoding isochorismatase family protein, coding for MIKPEQAFLVLVDVQGKLANMMHEKEKLYKNLQVLIKGLRTLELPVIWAEQYPQGLGETVPEVKGLLEGLEPISKNTFSVARHPKLYEKIEATGRRHAIVAGIESHVCVYQTVADLLEKGFQVTIVADAISSRTAENREIGLRRMQSDGAKIASVEMLLFEMLEVASGDKFKTISKLVK
- a CDS encoding glutamine synthetase, with protein sequence MKTREDIIRLIDEENVHYIRLWFTDILGRLKGMSITRRELEDILDNGQGFDGSSVEGYVRIEESDLMAWPDYRTFRIIPWDISGEKVAMMFCDIKNPDDTPYEGDPRYALKRMLKKAKDQGYTFYVGPEMEYFYFSDSEQTAVMDHGGYFDYATIDKGTILRKMACRALEGLKVPVECSHHEVAPSQHEIDLKYQEALVMADFCQLYRMVVKETALQNDVYATFMPKPMFGQNGSGMHVHMSLFEGEKNRFFSPDDEYNLSELAKSFMSGLLHHIKAITLVTNQWVNSYKRLVPGYEAPCYISWGNRNRSSLVRVPMYRVGKEKTTRIELRSPDPACNPYLVFAVILAAGLDGVENKYPLPDPIEQNIFHMTPEEKDQYQIESLPSSLENAVRSFARSDLMREALGDHIFESLIANKIEEWDEYRTHVSRYELDKYLPKL